A stretch of Episyrphus balteatus chromosome 2, idEpiBalt1.1, whole genome shotgun sequence DNA encodes these proteins:
- the LOC129911679 gene encoding uncharacterized protein LOC129911679: MADLDCRIVAMLGLALSLLSLSGLIFVRHHQHHAYYHSPEAFVTERECLPCDDNKSTSSKSDSGTTGIEFGSDSNPPTNLITTPHDASNETSSHSSDGGAFDVSEACLQCICETSSGCVTAKCSSGLECGIFRISQPYWIDAGSPTLKGGIYENDDDEESTDSKKAYLQCVNNPFCAARAVKGYIGRYIRDCDSDGIIDCYDYAAIHVQGPTGCKLEELSPTSFGRLYRCLNDLTVKRRADAA; this comes from the exons aTGGCCGACCTTGATTGTCGAATTGTTGCAATGCTTGGACTAGCGTTATCCTTGCTCTCGCTTAGCGGTTTGATTTTTGTCCgccatcatcaacatcatgCATACTATCACTCTCCAG AAGCTTTTGTTACGGAACGTGAATGCCTTCCGTGTGATGACAATAAAAGTACTAGTAGCAAAAGTGACAGCGGCACGACTGGCATAGAATTCGGGTCAGACAGCAATCCGCCCACCAACTTAATTACCACCCCACACGATGCCAGTAATGAAACCTCATCTCACAGCAGCGATGGTGGAGCCTTTGATGTTAGTGAAGCCTGCCTGCAGTGTATCTGTGAAACAAGTTCAGGGTGTGTGACAGCAAAGTGCTCAAGTGGTTTGGAGTGCGGCATTTTCAGGATATCCCAGCCATATTGGATTGATGCAGGCAGCCCAACGCTTAAAGGTGGAATCTATgagaacgacgacgacgaggaaAGCACTGATTCGAAAAAGG CATATTTACAATGTGTAAATAATCCGTTTTGTGCGGCTCGTGCCGTTAAGGGTTACATCGGCAGATACATCCGAGACTGTGATAGCGATGGCATAATCGATTGTTACGATTATGCAGCGATACATGTACAAGGACCTACCGGATGTAAGCTAGAAGAACTCAGCCCAACGAGTTTTGGTCGTTTGTATCGATGCTTAAATGATTTGACAGTGAAAAGAAGGGCGGATGCTGCTTAG